From the genome of Labrus mixtus chromosome 17, fLabMix1.1, whole genome shotgun sequence:
ATGTCAATATGTCGGTAAATAAGGTTCAGGAGGGGGAAGCACAGACAAAAAGTTGAATGCAGAGCCACTTTCAGTTGGTTGTAAATGTGGGCCAGGACAAAAActggtgtcaaaaagtctatgaagcgcttttcaaacatgattttttttcagtttctttattCTGTCACATGATATCTCCACACGAGGTCCAGACTACACAATTCATTCTTAAATAAATCggattggtaaaaaaaaattggaaactTGGGTCATGATTTTTTGAATGGAgatggtggtgggtcctgaggttCATCCAATTGGGAACCAATGGGCTTACAGATAGGACCAAATCAAATCTTATTTGTTCAGTTTGTACGAATAGGAGTACACACTCTGTACCAAAGTTATTGAAatgttaaatcattttcttttaggTTCTCTTGTTTATCTTCCCTCGGATCtatatttttcatttccttgtatgtgtaaggTTGTGTGGAGATGTGGAGAGAAGAAACGATAGAGAAACTGTAACCATTGGCAGAATAAGCTTTGATACGTCATCTTTCCCAGCAGGCCTGACAGCAGGTTTCCAGTTTACACCGCTCCTCTTTGTGTGCTTAACTGTCTTAAaggtatatacacacacaaaaataaagctaAAACTACACTTTATTTTAGCTTACTAGCAAACTAAGATGTCTAAACCTTCTCATTTTGAAATCTAAATCATTTGCTTTAACCCAATCCAACATTTTACAGTTCATCACTTTATTGAAATTAAGTGTTTTCAGaatatttaaacatgtactCTAGCCTTTTCTGAAGGCAGGAAAACATGACATTATCTGAACActaataaaatgaatgtttttcagGCAATGGATGTTGAGTTGGACACCATCATTTGTTCCCCACAATCTTGAGTTTTATGTgatagaaaatgtgtttctgtcagataTTCAACCAAAATAAAATTCATTGGGTAAAATCATATTTGCAGTAAATCCTCAAATGCACTAACCCTCACATACTGTTAGCAGATGGTTGAGGGGATCAGTAAGGGTTTTTCCCCACCTTTGCACAACCTTTAGACTGCAATTTTACTTACAGGAAAggtcatgatgtcatcactcaTCCACAACTTCCTCCTGTTTTCTGACACACTCCTAAAATTCTCACTGATGATCACCAATATTATAATTATTCTtatacaagaaaacaaaaaaagtaatttcagtatatacaatattttttttcgtGCACACAGTTGAACAGTCACTCTACAGCCAAATGTCACCggagaatctttgctgtggaaaatgtaaacaaagcctGTTTCAGCAGCACACAGTCAATCCCTTGGTCTGACATCTACCCTGCGGCAGATATctcagatgtaaaaaaaaaatatatagtaaaAGTTAACCTCTtcactgatggtcttgtttgttgttgtagatCATGAAGAACTTTCAGTATTGATTTTAGCCTGTTTCTTAACCAGTTAAAAagtcctcacagaagctttaaattaTGGTTTTGTCAGAATCAAAAACACTACTTTTTTCACGTACCCCGTGTAACGCCTAGAACGTGGTGTCGGTAGTTGTGATTATATTTGCAAAGGTTTTTGTCAGTGGATAATTTGTAgccatgctgtgtgtgtgtttttgtgtaactTCTTTCTGCCAAGGAAAAGGtctctttcattttgaaataaactcAAGGTACTTGTGCACGAATAAAAGGTTAGTGCGCTCAGTGAAGAAACCCCTCATCCCAACACCAACAACCCACCCAGCATTGCCAGCTTGTTTATGCAAGTGACCAGCTACTGACAATGCAGACactacctaccctaccacatggccccaAAACTCAGCCGTGTACACTTATGGGCAGCAAGAGCCAGAACATCACCAGGGTTGTCAAGTGGTAACAGCGTTTTGCCCAATTAGTCCGACAATACCACAGGACGGCTGGACGGTTAGCCCTCCATGCTAGCTCTCACcgcccaccccacccccacgcAGACCTTTTATATCTTATCTACCACATGGCCATCACAGCAcaaacagcattgccacctACAGTACAGACCCAAGGCTCTGTTGTACTGTGTTGTACTGCTATCTACCAGGCAGTGTTAACGGTATTGGCCCCCTCAACCACAATGCAACTATTACTGGTGCCAacataacaaatgaaaatgCGATTGAAACTTGAGAGAAAACgcagaaatacagagacaagTCTGTAGAGAGGTCTCGGAAAAAATGGCGGGCGAGGCAGAGCCAGGGTGAGGTGCCTTGATCGGGGCTAGCACTCACCCCCCCGTCGGATCAAGCTGTTGCTCTACCTCCCCTTACTCCCTCATTCTCATGagggaagagagaagagaagagagtaAAATAAATGGCTTtctcctgcttttgtttttgcccCCAACTGGCATTAATTCTCCTCATATGAATCCACTGACTGCTTTTGGCTGCTTCACCTCACATTTTCCTTACTGTCTTTTACAAACCCTGCCCACGGATTCCAAGTCAAATAAATCGTTTaagttgttgtctttttgaCTGGGAATCCCTGAAATGACACTTTCATAAtgtcaaactgaaaatgaataaGCATGTTTAGGCTGCGCCATATTTCTTACATTTCTGAGATTAATGTGTTAAAACTAATGACAAATCCTGCTGTATATTTGGGTTGTCAAACTttgacacatacacatacacacagacaggtatcTTACTCACCACACGAGGATGCCGGAACCTGCAGTGACAGCAGAGATCGGATAGTTGGCAGCGGGATGAGAGCAAACAGGTTGAGAGAGCGAGCTGCCAGGAAATAAACACTGATTAACTTTTATTCTCCTCTGCTTCCTCATAGATCTTTGTACACCCCACCACCCAACACAGTCATTATCAACGACATTCTCTCAGGTCTCTCATGGAGCGACTGCCAGATTTGGATTATTTCACCAAAGACTTTTCTACTGATCCTTGCTTTAAAACCAGAATGACATAATACCAATGTCATACAGGCAATTTTATATGGTTTGACATCATGTCTGCTCGCTCTGTACtttaacaaagacaaacattatttaaatagtgGTGACTATTGTTTgaggcagaagaagaactgGATAGATAGCATGTGCACAGGCAACTCCACTGGCTGcatgtctatctctctctcagcaAGCTGCGTCGCTAAAACGCAACACAATGATCCAGTCCTTGTTATTAAATGAGAAATAAGCTTCTATTCACTTCCACATATTGGTTCATACATTTCTATAGGATGTGCTCATGAGCCGGCTCAGTCATTTCTTGTTTAACCAGCAGACACAATCCTGTTAGACCAGACCACAGGCCACACTGATTCATTTCCTCATTGCAACTTCTGCTGAACGAAACccttgttttctctgcttttggcaaaatgaaaataattaagctgaaacaaagaggaaacatgTAGGAactaaataataatgtaatactGATGGATCAGCTTGTGGAATTAGTaagtcacataaacacatatgGAACATGTCATCCAACATTTCTGTGGGACAGAATTGTTTGCCACTGTTATTATGTAACAAAACAGAATAtgctgaaaacaacaaatgatGAACCTATAACAGATTAATAAGATGGATTGATAAAGAGTGATTCATCAAGCAGAAATACTGGTTCCAGATTCCTTAGTCTTTTGagatgtattttacattttgtagaGTGGACTTGAATTTTTTTGAGTCATAATTCGTCACAAACGGTTCCTTGTTCTAAGGTGCTTGGTCTTACCAAGGTAGAATGTGTAGGTTGACGTGACAAAGGACATGAAGTAAATTCCAGAGGCGAACGATATCATGCCGATCAGGATGAGCATAACGTCACTGACGCAGCGACGGAACACCATGACACCCAGGTAACTGGTGATGAAAATCATGCAGCCTGCTGCGTTTCCATAACCCACCTggagggaaagggggggggggggggggttaaataAGTTAAGGGTTGTTGTAAAAAGGAGAAGAGCATtcaaaatgatacaaaatgaatCTGACAACAGTGTTATTTATTGTACCGATTTTGATTCAGCCAACCCTCTTATTTCATCATCCATTCCTAAAAatggatatatatataaaatataaaaacagaaaactgacGTGCATACAGGCAAGGGCAAAACGTTACCTGAGTTGCAGTCCAGTTAAGTGGCTCCTTCAGCACAAAGATTCCCAGTATCTCTATGGCTCCACCCACTGCAGAGAGGTACAGGACTGCAGCAGCAAACAACAGAGCCACGTTCACCTTGTTAATCACAAATGGAGCCACCGGTCCATTAATGGAGTCTGGAGGCACGAGCTGGCAGTTCTCCTCCGGCTCATTTTTGGGCTCTAGTTTCACCTAAGATTTAGAGGGACACACATCAGTTTGCTGTGTGGATCAGGACAGTCTGATTTTCTTTGAGTAACCTGTTCCATTGGCCATGACCCTTGTGTctgttcattgttttaaattaatgcAGGAGTATTACAATATATGCAAATAGCAGATTTGCAAAATATAAGCGGCTTTATTGCTAAGTTTTAACTTTTCATACCCCTTTATTACGCCAGACCAAAAAGAACCTCCCTTGAAGAAGGTTACCAATAGTTTTGGTAGAATTCCTGTTTATGTGTCACAACAGCTTCCAAATAAAGAGTTTTGAAATCATTAAGCAAGGCCTGatgtattaaaatgtaaacacaaagacatcGAAAACATCTGTACAGTGGCTGGAGTATAATCTGTatctcttcacacacactgacctgtaACAGGAATATGGAGTGCAGAAGGCAGAGGAGGTGCAGCAGTGTGCTCACAGAGAGAAGGGCTGTTCCATTTCCCAAACTTGAGCTGTACAGCAGAAACAGATGACCTGACACCAGGCTCGCCACCAGACCTGCTGCCCCATACAGCAGCTCCACCCTCATCATCACCTGCATGGGACATAGACTTAGATTAAGCTCTTTTAAAGATGACCTCATATCCTTACCCATAACCGAGTCTGAAAGGAGGCATATTATGTTACCAGCATTGGTGGAGAAAATGATATACAATATTTTTACCTAACAGTATCAGTAGCTACTCTTTTTATACAAAACATGCCATGCAAGGTACCgtgtatatttttttgtctcagtattttatTGTTGAGAGCAAAGTACTTTCTTTAGGAATATGCTCAACTGAAAACTGGAGTAGTATAAATTATGGAACAATTATAACAAAGTCATCAAGGTAGCATATTGAGTTGAaaagttattgttgttgttgaaaccATACCCTGCTAAAGGGACTAGCTAATTGGACAAGCATTGTATTCTATTTTCAGGGGAGTGGCCTGATTTCTGATTGGCCTCCACAGTCCATGCTTTAATGCTTAATTTAGTTTTGAATATAAACCAAGGCAATGCCTAATTTGTATCCTGTCCTGCGgtagatttaaaatgtaatagtAATTAAGTTAGGCAAATTTTTTTAGCTACAATAAATTATCTGAAAGAAATTGATTTATCATTGTAGGCTACTTCTGTCAGTAGATGACTGATGGAGGAACACTTTAAGagcaatttttaaaaacttaaaaaaaagtaattgtgcCTTAGCGCTTTTGTTATCTAGTTTTAGCCTAAACAAAAGGGCTttctttaacacaaaaaaataagaaacatcaAGAAACTGTAGCAGTCTAACTAGTCTGTAGAAACCACAAACTTTGAATTTGTGCTATTTTGACATTTGTTTGGGAtatgtgtttttactttgtcaCCCTTGCATAAATCACTGACCCACTGTCCACCCCAGTGAATTGATATCAGTGACATATAGCCAAGATAGTCTATGATTTAGAATCTCACAGCACACTGCAGTGCGCAAAATGATTCTACTTAAACTTTTTGACATAGGACTATAAGTTTTCTACTACTAAGTTTTGCCTTAGTGACATCCATAAAAGAGAAAGTATAGGCTAACTCTATTCAATTGTTGTTTAGTAAAATTGGCCTATAGGCTAATAATGTAAGATCTCTACATTGCATTTATTCAAAACTATAAGTAGGCTACCCACCTTGGAGCGGTCAGCCGCTGTGGAACCAAGCGACGCCAGCGTCATGACACCGGGCCAGTACGCGCAGAAGCCACCGGACAGCCCGAAGAGCACCGCCGCTCCGAACATCACCTCCAGCGGGAGCCGGAAGATGACCACCAGCAGCAGCGCCAGCCTGGACATCAGGTACCCGCTCAGGGGGACCACGATGGGGACCCTCCTCCAGCCGCGGTCGCCGGTCCTTGCGAGGAGCATCGCGGGGAAAATCGGAGTCAGTTTGTTGATGAGGTTGTAGATCATGTAATAATCCGACATGGCTTTCTGTTGGCTCTCCTCCCTGGAGAGATGGGCATCGGGGTAGGTGGCGTTCTCACTCCGGTCCTTGACCACCATCTGCAGAGCTGTGTCGAACAGAGTGCTGCCCAGCTGCTCCAGCACCAGAACCGGCTCTATCTGCCGGAGCACCGTGAAGGCTGTTTCACACAAGTTTGTCAAAGGCATGATAACTTCTCAGGTAACCACGAACGAAAAACTTCTCTCTAATGGACTGCAGCTGAATTGAAACGTATAGTGAGCAGAACGCAGCTGTGGAAGTTATTAAGATTTACTGTAGGACTCATTTGAtgcctcttcctcttctgcgtcagattcatgtgtgtgtgcgtgtgtgtgtgtgtgtgtgtgtgcgtgtgcgtgcgtgcgtgtgtgtgtgtgtgtgtgtgtgtgtgtgtgtgtgtgtgtgtgtgtgtgtgtgtgttaggaacACATTTCAAACCACACACGCCCacttctccacttcctccttctCATGTGCTCAGCTGGCTGGTCGGCACAAGTGATGAAACTACAGTATGAGGTTTGTCTACTTGTGgctgtgtataaatgtgtgagaGATTTGGGAAACCACCGTCTAGCCCTGTCTCTATTCAAAAGAGCCCGCCCTGTTTGAGCCTACTGTGAGTTTTCAACAGACACAAGGGTAACAACTTTCTGAATGGagcacaaaaaggaaaatgatatAGGCTTCCTTCCTTACACCTTAGCAGTGGTTATGTCCCATGGCTTACATATAATAGCCTAGGCCTATATGACGTATTCAATAATTAAATATCTTTTAAGGTTTGTCTTTGCTTGATGATTATACTTTCTGTCATAATAAAGATTTAAGGTTTAGCCTACTTGAATGGACTTGGGACCCTAAGGGTCAGTCTCTGATTCATCTTAAGTGTTCATCAACGTATTTCATTATCAGCTGCCTTTTAAAGTATAGCCTCAATCAGTTGGTTGTTTAGTCTGTTAGTGACTCAGCATATTGCCATCATGAGTCACTGGAGCCCAAAAAACACATCTCATAGTTGCTTTTTTTTGAAAGTGAGTTTTTTTGaaagtgagtaaaaaaaaacaaaaaactgaaataatctCAGTGTAGATGCTGGAAAGTTCCGCTTTTTCAGTTTGTGGTCACAAAATAATAGTGTTGCCAAAAAGTGGTTAGAAACGATTCTTTGTTGAGAGATGCAGAATTATCCAAACATGTAACATTTATGAGTCAGAGGATGAAAGGAACATGCCTTTATAAGCATTTCATTGCATTATTGCAAAAgtactttttctgcttttcttattTATAAGCTAACACAATCTAGAAATAAAATTATAACAGCGACAAATAATTGAATAATTTAAAGTCCAACACACACGAATGAACCACTCAGACATCCCACGTgtactgattttgtttttaatgagaaaataatCATAATATGTATAGTAGGTGTATAACTGTGAGCCTTACATGTGCTATAAAATAACAAAGCAGAGTATGAGCATACAAGTGGTTAACATAGGGACAGAGGTTATGCTGTATAGTGTAGAATAAGATCGctgcatcacacacagacagtgtgtgAGTCCCATACCGAAGCACGGCGCTTCtgcaggtgaaaaaaaacaaaacaagctaacagcatttaaaataatgataaataaatcatctcTGCACCATGAATTCAAACATCAAAAGcctcataataataatattattattcataATTTTTAATAAGCAATCACATCATTTCATTtcccctgtgcatgtgtgatgtTGATTACCATTTCAAAAGCATTATGTTCTAAATGAGAACTCAAAACAATGATGTGAGTGTACTGACATGAGGaaagtttatgtgtgtgtgtgtgtgtgtatatactgtatgtgtatattAACACAGTTTTCCcatgtgctgctgcagctaCAGTAAAGTACAGAAGTTGCTGCTtgctttttcttatttaaaacgTTACTATGAATAAAGCACAGACACATTGGATGCTTAACTTGCATTCAGAATAGCCTACTGGTCTTTGAATTTGAGCTGTATCTGTTTTTATGTGACCTCTAAAATCAAACGTCTCTCAGATAGAAATGATTATTTTCTTACCGTCTGACTGTACAAATAATGTTCCTGATGTCTGGACATAAATGGtctttctgtcactctgctATCGTTTGGAcatattcttttcttttgccCTCTAACTCATGTGGCAACATAAATCTCAGGTAAGCATTAGTTGCTCCTGTTGAATTTGTGGGCTAAACACTATTTCTGCTGTACCACAAAAACCTCTCATTACGAAAGGGATACAACCACTTTAAATAGTTTTCTTCACTTCATATATTATTTATGCATGTATTAAAACAAGAACCAGGAGAATTATCTGGATGTgggttttgtgtttcaggagaaATGGGCACATCACAGAGAGGCACGAGtccatggttttttttttgctttaggtTGATGACACTGGCACTGCGCTTCCCTCAAAGAGCGTGTTAAAAGAGATCATTAAATAAATGCAGATCAATTGCGTGGATAAACTTGTCCTGCGCTCAGGACGGGGCTTCCCCCAATAAATATAACATGGTCATCATTACTGTTGAATGTTCGCTTGTGTccaatatttccttttttatgtgTGCAATTTTACCTCAGTGCACATTCATCATTCAGACATTTCTCTGAGGATTTTATTCAGTGTGAGCAAGGTTAGTTCCTAAAGGTTAGTCCCTTGCTGAAGGACACTTGAGCAGGACACTCTAGACGTGGCGATCAAAACTAACCTCTTCTTTACTGGAACATCTTTATCACCAtctgcctaaaaaaaaaaaaaatcccatggGCTTCAAAAGACAAGCTATCAAAGATTGTAAAGTACAATTCATTTTCCAATTTTCAGATTAAGTGGTACTGAAATactgtttccacagccaaccagGCACATATTTACTTAGACATGTACTTTAGAGGCATCCCAGTAGGCTCCTAGGATTATTCTAGTTATGTTTACTTGTGTTTCCTGTATCAGTTTTGAAGATGAACTTTGTTTACCACACCAGGTGAGTCCACAGTATCACCACGCTCACAGAGGCCTGTAACTGCagttatttttctctcataTCACAAAGCAGAAAATCTCATAATTCTGCACAGAAAAAACACCTCTCAAtacatttagtaaaaaaaaaaaaaaaaaaaaggacaacctCAACTCCTGAATCTCCCCTTGAACAGACATTCAACCTGTTGTCGCAGCGTTTTGTGTGCTTGTTTCAGGTTTGGATAGGAGTGTCATTACGTGCACACAATCAAAACCTCTTCAATAGGCTTGAAAAGCAAAGGCTTACTAAATAGCAACATTCTGTTTTTGGTAtaacaaatatttataaaaacgCCTTTTTTCAATATCTCTTTCATCAAACTATATCCTCAGCTAACAAGGTATAGCAGATACATGGCAGTTGCCCACCTGGAACaccaacatactgtatatgttcaTAGATCAAATACACAGTCCTACCTCAGTATAATACATGAAACAACTGCTTACATCAGAAAGCACAGGTCACGAAAGCGACGTAGCCAGCAAAGGTAAAATATGTGATTTCTAGAGTATAAAACCCCCGACACAGCCCTTTAATTAAATACAAACGCTGACTGAAGTGGCGCAAACATGACCCCCCACTTagcctccctcctccccatctCTTTAACTAACACTAACACTTCTACCAGACGTGAAGTCACTGAAGAAAAGTTTTTACACACAGATCTATAATCTAGTTTTGTACTTTCTCTAAAGTCTACTGAAACTGTAGTAATGCAGAATagcagaagaaaacacacatcataCATACTGTAGTGTGCATCCAACAA
Proteins encoded in this window:
- the LOC132992585 gene encoding solute carrier family 46 member 2, with translation MPLTNLCETAFTVLRQIEPVLVLEQLGSTLFDTALQMVVKDRSENATYPDAHLSREESQQKAMSDYYMIYNLINKLTPIFPAMLLARTGDRGWRRVPIVVPLSGYLMSRLALLLVVIFRLPLEVMFGAAVLFGLSGGFCAYWPGVMTLASLGSTAADRSKVMMRVELLYGAAGLVASLVSGHLFLLYSSSLGNGTALLSVSTLLHLLCLLHSIFLLQVKLEPKNEPEENCQLVPPDSINGPVAPFVINKVNVALLFAAAVLYLSAVGGAIEILGIFVLKEPLNWTATQVGYGNAAGCMIFITSYLGVMVFRRCVSDVMLILIGMISFASGIYFMSFVTSTYTFYLARSLNLFALIPLPTIRSLLSLQVPASSCGTTLTFLQLALKFPGLAYLPAFTKIYQGTLNWFPGFVFTLASILTVLAMIPISIFGCRLPLRRQCDRIQEA